The proteins below come from a single Aspergillus oryzae RIB40 DNA, chromosome 5 genomic window:
- a CDS encoding MIZ zinc finger domain protein (predicted protein), producing MSPTTHLPNVNSNPNSVESSNSTANIFLGGVRRSWMLNAANCSSSLSCHSELPDGSATTAPSDKVVTDTDAAAAAGRTRQQGMRESSSLRVLPVPSQSQENAASVTTAAAAPLPPQSQPNVMSPVTPGHAQQQFQQQSPISQDSSWHVVSDRAGPDPPLAATATTTVVSRRSASRTLQTPIVVPSPIYDSSSNIVNRNGASPSVTSFPSPHTVGPAPLPHQPQVGAAVSTSSPVGVGAVNIIAGNPTRAGHQRERSNISLQLQRRDSHASHSHSPALSPAFPPSAASPRQQMVQPPNTSRRNPFHNPLLDDAFYEQSLRTLENFQHQLKQRDCLGNVEQPRTQLLYQACAERDPMFLAIHQVYCLHSLAPQEFFQLPGYSVPQECGLDVIRRLLVENSRVSGGFLRWSAQFPAPLAGLIQSSRYGQAVEQAGQCLRLLGEKWPMYVKEVRKREFPPLVDELVKNFGITSGALAYTVFLSTCRTLPGSKSEEHLKAVWELDLRYYQQRCASPRLVSNAQIQEETQKVVQAYRSVCAAAVTHQPGPPPNLPYGPMSIGSERDSMLHPVARPTSTGSPQVRNPQMTLPLPNQPGPLVSQGTMIVRSNVESNRCSNPSNCSAHGISVPNCASSTGRQNSVNATRGPSPTTGNCRATSARATKQWGWAVHATSESEASYSTPNLSIVSATASSTSPACPSSSPSRLPSIEYNTAPTAS from the exons ATGAGCCCAACTACCCACTTACCTAATGTTAATTCTAACCCAAATTCCGTCGAATCGTCCAATTCCACTGCCAACATTTTTCTAGGTGGTGTGCGGAGATCGTGGATGCTGAATGCAGCCAactgttcctcttctctctcctgcCACTCCGAATTACCTGACGGTTCAGCTACCACTGCTCCTTCGGATAAAGTTGTTACTGATActgatgctgctgctgctgctggccgGACGCGTCAACAAGGCATGCGAGAGTCGTCCTCTCTTCGCGTGCTTCCCGTGCCATCCCAAAGTCAAGAGAATGCCGCGTCAGTCACCACTGCTGCCGCTGCGCCCTTACCCCCTCAATCGCAGCCGAATGTAATGTCCCCGGTGACTCCTGGTCACGCCCAGCAGCAGTTCCAGCAGCAATCTCCCATTTCGCAGGACTCGTCGTGGCACGTCGTTTCTGACCGAGCGGGGCCCGACCCTCCTCTAGCAGCGACAGCTACCACCACCGTTGTGTCTCGGCGGTCCGCTTCGCGTACCCTCCAAACCCCGATCGTAGTCCCTTCTCCAATATATGACAGCTCCAGCAATATCGTCAATCGCAATGGCGCAAGTCCCTCGGTTACATCATTTCCGTCCCCTCACACCGTGGGGCCAGCGCCGCTGCCTCACCAGCCACAGGTTGGGGCAGCAGTGTCTACATCTTCACCAGTTGGTGTTGGAGCCGTGAATATAATAGCCGGGAATCCTACCAGGGCTGGGCATCAACGGGAAAGGAGCAATATTTCTCTGCAACTGCAGAGACGGGACTCGCACGCATCTCACTCACACTCCCCAGCTTTATCTCCAGCGTTTCCACCCTCTGCCGCATCCCCTAGACAACAGATGGTGCAGCCCCCTAATACATCCCGGCGCAATCCATTCCACAATCCCCTCCTGGATGACGCATTTTACGAACAATCGTTGAGGACACTTGAAAATTTCCAGCATCAGCTGAAGCAGAGGGATTGTCTCGGAAATGTAGAACAGCCACGGACACAACTTCTGTACCAAGCTTGTGCTGAACGAGATCCTATGTTCCTCGCGATTCATCAGGTGTATTGTCTGCATAGCCTTGCCCCACAAGAATTTTTCCAGTTGCCGGGATATTCCGTACCCCAGGAGTGTGGTTTAGATGTGATTAGGAGACTCCTAGTAGAAAACAGTCGGGTCTCAGGGGGTTTTCTCAGATGGTCTGCTCAGTTTCCTGCCCCACTTGCTGGGTTGATACAGAGTTCTAGATATGGACAGGCTGTGGAGCAGGCCGGGCAATGTCTCCGCCTGCTCGGTGAAAAGTGGCCCATGTATGTGAAGGAAGTGCGAAAGCGGGAGTTCCCACCGTTGGTCGACGAGCTTGTGAAGAACTTCGGCATCACATCAGGGGCTCTGGCGTATaccgtctttctctccacgTGTCGTACATTGCCCGGATCCAAGAGCGAAGAGCATTTGAAGGCCGTCTGGGAGCTAGACCTACGGTACTACCAGCAGCGTTGCGCATCACCGCGTCTGGTATCTAATGCACAGATTCAAGAAGAGACCCAGAAGGTCGTTCAGGCATACCGCTCGGTTTGCGCTGCAGCTGTCACGCATCAGCCGGGGCCACCCCCGAACCTGCCCTATGGGCCCATGTCGATCGGAAGTGAGAGAGATTCTATGTTACATCCGGTGGCCAGACCTACCAGCACAGGTAGTCCTCAGGTCCGCAATCCCCAGATGACGCTTCCATTGCCCAATCAACCCGGCCCTTTGGTGTCGCAGGGTACAATGA TTGTCCGATCCAATGTCGAGAGCAACCGGTGCTCCAACCCAAGCAACTGTTCCGCCCATGGTATATCCGTCCCAAATTGCGCATCCTCCACCGGGAGGCAGAATTCCGTCAATGCAACCCGCGGTCCAAGTCCCACGACAGGTAACTGCAGGGCCACCTCAGCTAGAGCTACGAAACAATGGGGCTGGGCCGTCCATGCAACCAGTGAATCTGAGGCATCATACTCAACCCCCAACCTCTCCATTGTCTCAGCGACCGCCTCGTCCACATCCCCCGcctgtccttcttcttccccctccaGGCTCCCATCCATTGAATACAATACCGCCCCAACCGCTTCGTGA
- a CDS encoding DUF5102 domain-containing protein (predicted protein): MERYLVPKPSDSDARSPSHSPELNERGLKEGISTDADVPETVLQRVDTLPNEDTGSSPRAHQRRPSDALPDVTETVPDGPDAPSPLQDSLPQQSHDKQETPVAGDDSANQAATDDFDDFAEEQDMGEDDFGDFDDFDDGFQEPSTEVSDEEPVVQTPQLHTLPTVPPLVDFDSCQSLPDVFAALDEPLDRLFPASNEVSSLPPIEPLRNNSAIFNTERSLSLWSQLVAPPPLQPQNWVKSRIRRLFLVSLGVPVDLDEILPASKQKKLVLPSINPGGPDATSGTHSRSGSQVRKDDVQSGANSPSTSGPPRNRASWRREPSPPPQLDLPAVRRLCSTTDAALDGLTDGELQGHVKELENVTLRASSVLEYWLKRRDGLVSEKEAFEGVIENLVNHARRVRK, translated from the exons ATGGAGAGATACCTGGTACCGAAGC CCTCGGATTCGGATGCGAGATCACCGTCGCACAGTCCAGAGTTAAATGAGCGGGGTCTAAAGGAGGGAATCTCTACCGATGCAGATGTTCCCGAAACAGTCCTCCAAAGAGTAGATACTTTACCGAATGAAGATACAGGATCAAGTCCACGAGCACATCAAAGACGACCGAGCGATGCCTTGCCCGACGTGACGGAAACTGTTCCAGATGGCCCAG ATGCACCGTCACCGTTGCAAGATAGCCTCCCGCAACAGAGTCATGATAAGCAGGAAACACCTGTGGCCGGCGACGATAGCGCAAACCAGGCGGCTACAGATGACTTTGATGATTTTGCGGAGGAACAAGACATGGGGGAAGATGACTTCGGTGATTTTGACGATTTCGATGATGGTTTCCAAGAGCCCAGTACAGAGGTTTCTGATGAGGAACCCGTGGTACAAACACCTCAACTTCATACACTACCTACAGTT CCACCCCTTGTGGATTTTGATTCTTGTCAATCACTTCCCGATGTGTTTGCTGCCCTTGACGAACCTCTTGACCGTCTCTTTCCCGCTTCCAATGAGGTTTCATCACTCCCTCCCATAGAACCACTCCGAAACAACTCAGCTATCTTCAACACTGAACGCTCTTTGTCATTGTGGTCTCAGCTTGTTGCGCCTCCACCACTACAGCCCCAGAATTGGGTAAAATCTCGGATCCGTCGTCTCTTCCTAGTCTCGCTAGGAGTACCTGTCGATCTCGACGAGATCTTGCCAGCTTCGAAACAAAAGAAGCTTGTTTTGCCATCAATCAACCCCGGTGGCCCCGACGCCACTTCGGGGACTCATTCCCGCTCGGGAAGCCAAGTCAGGAAAGATGACGTTCAGAGTGGTGCCAACAGTCCGTCGACGTCTGGCCCACCTCGGAATAGAGCTTCATGGCGACGCGAACCGTCTCCACCGCCCCAATTAGACCTCCCAGCCGTCCGGCGCCTATGCTCCACGACAGACGCAGCCCTAGATGGACTCACGGATGGCGAATTACAAGGCCACGTGAAGGAGCTGGAAAATGTTACGCTCCGTGCTAGCTCTGTCCTCGAATACTGGCTGAAACGACGAGACGGCCTAGTAAGTGAGAAAGAAGCGTTCGAGGGCGTGATTGAGAACCTTGTCAATCACGCCAGGCGTGTGAGAAAATAA